The nucleotide window CGGACCCCTTTTTCCGCATCCTCCAGGTCCAGTTTTTTAGGCCTCAGACCCCGGGGATTTTTGGTAAACACTTGAAAGGCTTCGGCCCCCAGCTCCTTGGCCCGCTGAGAGGCCTTCAAAAACCCCTTGGACACGCTGATGTGACAACCGATCTTCATGGAAAATCGCCTCCTGAAAGAAGAGGGCGCCTGCATTCCCGGCGGGCGCCCAAGACCTTTTCCATGATACCATTTTCCCCGGCTCTGCCGCAACAGGAAGCCGCTGTTCCCCCCGGCCGTCCCGTCGCTTGTCAAGGAAGGAATCCGACCCCGCCGCTTCCCAAATGACAGGTGACCCTAAGCGGGCATTCCGGGCATCGGGGGGCCCTCTTCCGGCAGAACTCTTTTCCCAGTTCCACCAAGTGCGCGTGCAGCAACTGGAGCTGAACGGGATCCTGAATCTCCCGAAGCACCTCTTCGCGGATCTTCTCTCTCGTCAAGGCCTCTCCGAACCAGCGGGAAGCGATTCGCTCCGCATACGCATCCCCGACAAACGCCGGGCGGTCAAACACGTAAAGCAGGATCGTGTCCGCGGTCTCCGGCCCGATCCCTCGGATTTGAAGCAGCCGGCCGCGGAGGTCGGAGGCGTTTTCCGCACCGTCCCGAACCCGGAGGAAGAGGCGGCACACCTCCCGGATCGCCGGCACTTTGCTCCGGTAAAAACCCGCCGGCCGGACGGCCGCGGCCAATTCCTCATCCGACGCCTGAAGGACGGCATTCGGGTCGGTCAAGCCGCGCTCCCTCAATCTCCCGATCGCCCGTCTGGCGTTTTGCCAGGTGGTCCGCTGGACCAACACGCTTCCCAGGCACCGAAAAAAGCGATTTTCCCCTTCCCACCATTGGTCCGCCGTCAGCTCCGGCCTCCAGCGGAAAAGTTCCTCCCGAAGCAGGCCCCAGCTGCGCTTTGGCGACGGCTCTCCCCGTCTTTTTGCGCCGCCGGCCTCCCCCTCATTCCGGGAGCCATCGACCGCACAATGCACCGAATCCGAAGGGGATTGGCTCTTCCCGCAGGGACGCCGGTTCAAGGCGCGACCACCCGGTTTGAAAGGGTCCCGATGCCCTCAATGGTGATTTCCACTTCATCCCCCGGCGTAAGAGGCCCCACGCCGCTCGGCGTTCCGGTCAGGATCACATCGCCGGGTTCCAGGGGAAAGACGGAGGAAATAAACTCCACCAGCACGGGAACGGGATGAATCAGATCCGACGTGCGGCCGTCCTGCCGGATCTCCCCGTTCACCCGGCAGCGAACCGGCAAATCCGACGGGTCGAGCTCCGTCTCGATCGCCGGCCCCAGGGGCTTGAAGGTATCGAAGGACTTGGCTCGGGTGTTTTGGCCGTCGCGGGTCTGCAAAACCCGGTTGGAAACATCGTTGGCACAGGTGTAGCCGAAGATGTACTCTTCGGCCCTTTCCCGCGGAATGTTTTTTCCCCGCTTGCCGATCACGACCGCCAATTCCGCCTCATGATCGATTCGATCCTCCAGATTGGGCAGGCGGATCGCCTCGCCGGGGCCGACGACGGCGGTGGGGGACACCATGAACATCAACGGTTCCTCCGGCAGGGGTTTTCCCTGCTCCCTGGCGTGTTCCCGGTAGTTGAGCCCGATGGCGATCAGCTTGTTGGGAACCAGAGGGGCGAGCAGGCGAACCTCTCCCGCCGGCAGGGACTCCCCCGTTTCGGAAAAAGCGCCGAACAGCTCCCCCTCCACCGGATGGATCCTCCCCTCGCGCCACACGCCGTAA belongs to Planifilum fulgidum and includes:
- a CDS encoding endonuclease III domain-containing protein; the protein is MNRRPCGKSQSPSDSVHCAVDGSRNEGEAGGAKRRGEPSPKRSWGLLREELFRWRPELTADQWWEGENRFFRCLGSVLVQRTTWQNARRAIGRLRERGLTDPNAVLQASDEELAAAVRPAGFYRSKVPAIREVCRLFLRVRDGAENASDLRGRLLQIRGIGPETADTILLYVFDRPAFVGDAYAERIASRWFGEALTREKIREEVLREIQDPVQLQLLHAHLVELGKEFCRKRAPRCPECPLRVTCHLGSGGVGFLP
- a CDS encoding fumarylacetoacetate hydrolase family protein: MKIVRYEHRGTVGYGVWREGRIHPVEGELFGAFSETGESLPAGEVRLLAPLVPNKLIAIGLNYREHAREQGKPLPEEPLMFMVSPTAVVGPGEAIRLPNLEDRIDHEAELAVVIGKRGKNIPRERAEEYIFGYTCANDVSNRVLQTRDGQNTRAKSFDTFKPLGPAIETELDPSDLPVRCRVNGEIRQDGRTSDLIHPVPVLVEFISSVFPLEPGDVILTGTPSGVGPLTPGDEVEITIEGIGTLSNRVVAP